In a genomic window of Brassica rapa cultivar Chiifu-401-42 chromosome A10, CAAS_Brap_v3.01, whole genome shotgun sequence:
- the LOC103843901 gene encoding 3beta-hydroxysteroid-dehydrogenase/decarboxylase isoform X1 has protein sequence MVMEVTEKERWCVVTGGRGFAARHLVEMLVRHEMFHVRIADLAPAIQLEAHEETGLLGEAMRSGRVHYVSADLRDKAQVIKSFQGAEVVFHMAAPDSSINSYKLHYSVNVQGTTNVIDACVEVGVKRLIYTSSPSVVFDGVNSILNANETMPYPSKHNDSYSATKAEGEALVMKANGRNGLLTCCIRPSSIFGPGDRLLVPSLVAAARAGKSKFIIGDGSNLYDFTYVENVVHAHVCAERALASGGEVSAKAAGQAYFITNMEPIKFWEFMSLLLEGLGYDRPSIKIPAIIMMPIAHLVELVYKLLGPYGMKVPQLTPSRVRLLSCSRTFDSSKAKDLLGYAPVVPLQEGIKRTIDSFAHLTLQNQPKKEVNDRVQWKKQIVIAIVILITLYLNFVATTGYSAILIPVLVASMIFFFRGIFPEKMKLLGSKKDD, from the exons ATGGTGATGGAAGTTACGGAGAAGGAGCGCTGGTGCGTCGTTACCGGTGGCAGAGGATTCGCCGCAAGGCATCTCGTGGAGATGCTCGTACGCCACGAGATGTTCCACGTCCGCATCGCCGATTTAGCTCCGGCGATACAGCTGGAGGCTCACGAGGAGACGGGACTTCTCGGCGAAGCAATGAGATCCGGGCGAGTTCACTACGTCTCCGCTGATCTCAGAGATAAAGCTCAAGTTATCAAAT CTTTTCAAGGAGCGGAGGTGGTGTTTCACATGGCAGCTCCAGATTCATCAATCAACAGTTACAAGCTTCACTATTCAGTCAATGTTCAAG GGACAACAAATGTGATTGATGCTTGTGTTGAGGTTGGAGTAAAGAGGCTCATCTACACAAGCTCTCCCAGTGTCGTCTTTGATGGCGTCAACAGTATTCTGAATGCCAATGAAACAATGCCGTACCCATCCAAG CACAATGACTCGTATTCAGCAACCAAAGCTGAAGGGGAAGCTTTGGTCATGAAAGCGAATGGAAGAAATGGACTGCTCACTTGTTGCATACGTCCTAGTAGCATATTTGGTCCTGGTGATAGATTATTGGTTCCATCGCTTGTTGCTGCTGCCAGGGCTGGCAAATCCAAG TTCATTATAGGTGATGGAAGTAACCTCTATGATTTCACTTATGTTGAAAACGTTGTGCACGCCCATGTCTGTGCTGAGCGAGCTCTAGCATCAGGAGGAGAAGTATCTGCAAAAGCTGCCGGCCAG GCATACTTCATCACCAACATGGAGCCAATTAAATTTTGGGAGTTTATGTCGCTGCTTCTTGAAGGACTTGGCTATGATAG GCCAAGTATAAAGATACCTGCAATTATCATGATGCCAATAGCACATCTAGTGGAACTGGTGTATAAATTACTGGGACCATATGGGATGAAAGTACCACAGCTGACACCTTCTAGAGTTAGGCTGCTCTCTTGCAGCAGAACTTTCGATTCCTCAAAAGCTAAGGATCTTTTAGGCTACGCTCCTGTTGTCCCACTTCAG GAAGGTATAAAGAGGACAATAGACTCATTCGCACACTTGACGCTTCAAAACCAACCCAAAAAGGAGG TTAATGATAGGGTTCAATGGAAAAAGCAGATAGTGATTGCAATAGTCATTCTGATTACTCTCTATCTTAACTTTGTTGCAACGACTGGATACTCTGCCATACTAATTCCAGTTTTGGTAGCATCAATGATTTTCTTCTTCCGTGGCATTTTTCCAGAGAAAATGAAATTGTTGGGGAGCAAGAAGGATGACTAA
- the LOC103844399 gene encoding uncharacterized protein LOC103844399, with product MSSALDKALLAMSLEEEDTPFDLPDLPQYSSCQNNSISLIGRILNPDCQKISNLIREMPHVYEKGVHSFNDWTLAIERWEERPPPDYLNFVNIWVRLRNIPVNHYTAKSIEALGDLVGQVVIVAFDPSRPRLNDYERVLVRFDVSKPLRKTKVVNLPSGEQTTILYEYERIHKRCFHCQRLTHEQTVCPFKLRQLEKSSEQSNILNRGLKNSQDKVLKESDPLFGVLEENQVGINPATGRQRIAKEVLDGMRQYLLTASGPEKIIREFRVKASLADLGSDPVAQKSFLSLENVPVITSEVDKGKGHVFEYQNKSSSEIPNHTPGYHTKLLASAIQAGRNKIDISTPQYFYSEGSANDFYEDSRSFMEFSSVNSAEIGEAGTSRSVTGFKPGRARRRPPKSKRQPTEGALKINEVSYKNMVVKRKAEDEVKQGSKIKRKLNEAVPMEGLPKDL from the exons ATGTCTTCAGCCCTTGATAAAGCCCTTCTAGCTATGTCGTTAGAAGAGGAAGATACACCTTTCGACCTTCCTGATCTTCCTCAATACAGCTCTTGTCAAAACAACTCAATCAGTTTGATAGGAAGAATCCTTAATCCCGATTGCCAGaagatttcaaatttgattCGGGAGATGCCCC ATGTTTATGAGAAAGGGGTTCACTCGTTCAACGATTGGACCTTAGCTATCGAGAGATGGGAAGAAAGACCTCCACCTGATTATCTCAACTTTGTTAACATCTGGGTTCGTCTTCGTAACATTCCAGTCAATCATTACACGGCTAAATCTATTGAAGCTCTTGGTGATTTAGTTGGTCAGGTTGTGATAGTCGCCTTTGATCCCTCTAGGCCGCGTCTAAATGATTATGAGAGAGTCTTGGTTCGCTTCGACGTCTCTAAGCCTCTACGCAAAACAAAGGTGGTTAATCTTCCAAGCGGTGAGCAAACTACAATCTTATATGAGTATGAAAGAATTCATAAAAGATGTTTTCATTGTCAACGCTTAACACATGAGCAAACGGTATGCCCCTTCAAGCTTCGACAACTAGAAAAGAGTTCAGAGCAGAGTAACATCTTGAACAGAGGTTTGAAGAATTCTCAAGACAAGGTTTTAAAAGAATCTGATCCTCTCTTTGGGGTTTTAGAAGAAAATCAGGTTGGGATTAATCCTGCAACAGGAAGACAGAGAATTGCCAAAGAAGTACTTGATGGAATGAGGCAGTATCTTCTTACAGCTTCAGGTCCCGAGAAAATCATCAGAGAATTCAGAGTCAAGGCTTCTCTAGCGGATTTGGGAAGTGATCCTGTAGCTCAAAAGTCTTTTCTCAGTCTGGAAAATGTTCCGGTGATTACATCTGAAGTTGATAAAGGAAAAGGACATGTTTTTGAGTATCAGAACAAGTCTTCATCGGAGATTCCTAATCATACTCCCGGTTATCATACTAAACTTCTTGCATCTGCTATTCAAGCTGGGAGAAACAAGATTGACATATCTACTCCTCAATACTTCTATTCTGAAGGCTCAGCAAACGATTTCTATGAAGATTCAAGATCTTTCATGGAGTTCTCTTCGGTTAATTCGGCAGAGATTGGAGAAGCTGGTACATCACGTTCGGTAACTGGTTTCAAGCCTGGAAGAGCTCGTAGAAGACCTCCTAAAAGTAAAAGACAACCTACTGAAGGAGCTTTAAAGATTAATGAAGTCAGTTACAAGAACATGGTTGTTAAGAGAAAGGCTGAAGATGAAGTCAAGCAAGGTTCTAAGATCAAGCGAAAGCTTAACGAGGCGGTCCCAATGGAGGGACTGCCCAAAGATTTATGA
- the LOC103843901 gene encoding 3beta-hydroxysteroid-dehydrogenase/decarboxylase isoform X2, producing the protein MVMEVTEKERWCVVTGGRGFAARHLVEMLVRHEMFHVRIADLAPAIQLEAHEETGLLGEAMRSGRVHYVSADLRDKAQVIKSFQGAEVVFHMAAPDSSINSYKLHYSVNVQGTTNVIDACVEVGVKRLIYTSSPSVVFDGVNSILNANETMPYPSKHNDSYSATKAEGEALVMKANGRNGLLTCCIRPSSIFGPGDRLLVPSLVAAARAGKSKFIIGDGSNLYDFTYVENVVHAHVCAERALASGGEVSAKAAGQAYFITNMEPIKFWEFMSLLLEGLGYDRPSIKIPAIIMMPIAHLVELVYKLLGPYGMKVPQLTPSRVRLLSCSRTFDSSKAKDLLGYAPVVPLQEGIKRTIDSFAHLTLQNQPKKEEKMKLLGSKKDD; encoded by the exons ATGGTGATGGAAGTTACGGAGAAGGAGCGCTGGTGCGTCGTTACCGGTGGCAGAGGATTCGCCGCAAGGCATCTCGTGGAGATGCTCGTACGCCACGAGATGTTCCACGTCCGCATCGCCGATTTAGCTCCGGCGATACAGCTGGAGGCTCACGAGGAGACGGGACTTCTCGGCGAAGCAATGAGATCCGGGCGAGTTCACTACGTCTCCGCTGATCTCAGAGATAAAGCTCAAGTTATCAAAT CTTTTCAAGGAGCGGAGGTGGTGTTTCACATGGCAGCTCCAGATTCATCAATCAACAGTTACAAGCTTCACTATTCAGTCAATGTTCAAG GGACAACAAATGTGATTGATGCTTGTGTTGAGGTTGGAGTAAAGAGGCTCATCTACACAAGCTCTCCCAGTGTCGTCTTTGATGGCGTCAACAGTATTCTGAATGCCAATGAAACAATGCCGTACCCATCCAAG CACAATGACTCGTATTCAGCAACCAAAGCTGAAGGGGAAGCTTTGGTCATGAAAGCGAATGGAAGAAATGGACTGCTCACTTGTTGCATACGTCCTAGTAGCATATTTGGTCCTGGTGATAGATTATTGGTTCCATCGCTTGTTGCTGCTGCCAGGGCTGGCAAATCCAAG TTCATTATAGGTGATGGAAGTAACCTCTATGATTTCACTTATGTTGAAAACGTTGTGCACGCCCATGTCTGTGCTGAGCGAGCTCTAGCATCAGGAGGAGAAGTATCTGCAAAAGCTGCCGGCCAG GCATACTTCATCACCAACATGGAGCCAATTAAATTTTGGGAGTTTATGTCGCTGCTTCTTGAAGGACTTGGCTATGATAG GCCAAGTATAAAGATACCTGCAATTATCATGATGCCAATAGCACATCTAGTGGAACTGGTGTATAAATTACTGGGACCATATGGGATGAAAGTACCACAGCTGACACCTTCTAGAGTTAGGCTGCTCTCTTGCAGCAGAACTTTCGATTCCTCAAAAGCTAAGGATCTTTTAGGCTACGCTCCTGTTGTCCCACTTCAG GAAGGTATAAAGAGGACAATAGACTCATTCGCACACTTGACGCTTCAAAACCAACCCAAAAAGGAGG AGAAAATGAAATTGTTGGGGAGCAAGAAGGATGACTAA